The proteins below come from a single Malus sylvestris chromosome 3, drMalSylv7.2, whole genome shotgun sequence genomic window:
- the LOC126616052 gene encoding ABC transporter G family member 28-like isoform X2 produces the protein MGLSISQKIQGGTIGEVMGRLCTAAEMRMYAEGLFQTQKTTYLKPNKNCNLTVWISGCEPGWACASAEQVDLENRTYVPVRTNECQPCCEGFFCPHGLTCMLPCPMGAYCPLAKLNNGSGICEPYSYQIPPGKRNHTCGGADKWADVLSSKEVFCTGGSYCPSTIQKIPCSSGHFCRKGSTTQEECFRMATCKSQSENQNITAYGIMIFAGLIFILLIIYNCSDQVLATREKRQAESREKAVQSVRENAQAREKWKSAKDIAKKHAVGLSTQFSRTFSRRKSTKSDPLKGFGQAKPGSDGALPPMPTGIGEQSAGTSKGKMKEKSNLTQMINAIEGDPNSHEGFNLEIGDKNIKKQTPKAPKAPKGKQLHTQSQIFKYAYGQIEKEKALQEQNANLTFSGVIQMANDIEISKRPPIEVAFKDLTLTLKGKNKHLMRCVTGKISPGRVSAVMGPSGAGKTTFLSALVGKVRGCTMSGMILVNGKMESIHCYKKIIGFVPQDDIVHGNLTVEENLWFSARCRLSADLLKPEKVLVVERVIESLGLQAVRDSLVGTVEKRGISGGQRKRVNVGLEMVMEPSLLILDEPTSGLDSSSSNLLLKALRREALEGVNICMVVHQPSYTLFKMFDDLILLAKGGLTVYHGLVKKVEEYFASLGITVPERVNPPDYFIDILEGIVKPNTTTGVTYKQLPVRWMLHNGYPVPMDMLQSVDGMAASAGESSAHGGSTPDAGSEGQSFSGDFWQDVKCHVEVNKDAIQHNFLKSNDLSERTTPGVFQQYRYFLGRGGKQRLRESRTQAVDFLILLLAGICLGTLAKVSDETFGALGYTYTVIAVSLLCKIAALRTFGLDKLHYWRESSSGMSSLAYFLSKDTVDHFNTIIKPLVYLSMFYFFNNPRSSIIDNYIVLICLVYCVTGIAYALSIYLAPGPAQLWSVLLPVVLTLIANYNENKFVSRIADLCYTKWALEAFVISNAKRYSGVWLITRCGSLMKNGYDLNHWNRSIIFLVITGIVFRGIAYFLMVLLQKK, from the exons ATGGGGCTTTCAATTTCTCAAAAGATTCAAG GTGGAACAATTGGAGAGGTTATGGGTCGATTGTGCACAGCTGCAGAAATGAGGATGTACGCTGAAGGTTTATTTCAAACCCAGAAGACCACCTACTTGAAACCCAACAAGAACTGTAATCTGACTGTATGGATTTCTGGATGTGAGCCTGGGTGGGCTTGTGCTTCTGCTGAGCAAGTTGACCTGGAAAATCGAACGTATGTGCCTGTCAGAACTAACGAGTGTCAACCTTGTTGTGAGGGTTTCTTCTGCCCGCATGGTCTTACTTGCATGCTCC CTTGCCCAATGGGTGCTTACTGCCCACTTGCGAAACTCAACAACGGATCTGGTATATGTGAACC ATACAGCTATCAGATACCTCCTGGGAAGCGAAACCATACTTGTGGAGGAGCAGATAAGTGGGCTGATGTCCTTAGTAGTAAAGAGGTATTCTGTACAGGTGGATCATATTGTCCGTCTACCATCCAAAAAATCCCTTGCAGTAGTGG ACACTTTTGCAGGAAAGGTTCCACAACTCAGGAAG AATGTTTCCGGATGGCGACTTGTAAATCACAATCAGAAAATCAAAATATTACTGCATATGGTATCATGATTTTT GCTGGATTAATTTTCATCCTTCtcattatatataattgttctGACCAAGTTCTCGCCACCCGAGAAAAAAGACAAGCGGAATCCAGGGAAAAAGCAGTTCAAAGTGTTAGAGAAAATGCACAAGCACGTGAAAAATGGAAATCTGCGAAAGACATTGCCAAGAAGCATGCAGTTGGACTGTCAACACAGTTTTCACGTACATTTTCTCGCAGAAAATCTACCAAGTCAGACCCGCTGAAAGGATTCGGACAGGCTAAACCTGGATCAGATGGTGCCTTGCCACCTATGCCAACCGGGATAGGTGAGCAATCAGCTGGAACATCCAAAGgaaagatgaaggaaaaaagCAACCTCACACAAATGATAAATGCAATCGAGGGAGACCCAAATAGTCATGAAGGCTTCAATCTAGAAATAGGAgataaaaacattaaaaagcAAACACCAAAAGCACCGAAAGCACCGAAAGGTAAGCAGTTGCATACTCAGAGTCAAATTTTCAAGTATGCATATGGCCAAATTGAGAAGGAAAAGGCATTACAGGAGCAGAATGCAAACTTAACCTTCTCTGGGGTCATACAAATGGCCAATGATATTGAAATCAGCAAGAGACCTCCAATTGAGGTTGCTTTTAAAGATCTAACTCTCACGTTGAAAGGGAAGAATAAACATCTTATGAGGTGTGTGACTGGGAAAATATCGCCTGGCCGGGTTTCAGCTGTCATGGGTCCATCTGGGGCTGGAAAAACAACATTTCTTTCTGCCTTGGTTGGAAAAGTGAGGGGGTGCACAATGAGTGGTATGATACTTGTAAATGGAAAGATGGAATCTATCCATTGTTACAAGAAAATCATTGGTTTTGTGCCACAAGATGATATTGTGCATGGAAATTTGACAGTTGAAGAGAATCTCTGGTTTAGCGCAAGATGCAG ACTCTCTGCTGATCTGCTTAAACCAGAAAAGGTCTTAGTTGTTGAAAGAGTTATTGAATCCTTGGGCCTGCAGGCAGTGCGGGATTCCCTGGTTGGAACGGTGGAGAAGCGAGGTATCTCTGGAGGTCAAAGAAAGCGAGTAAATGTTGGGCTAGAAATGGTCATGGAACCATCACTTCTAATTTTAGATGAACCTACATCGGGTTTGGATAGTTCGTCTTCTAATTTATTACTAAAAGCTCTTCGGCGTGAGGCTCTTGAAGGAGTTAACATTTGCATGGTTGTCCACCAACCTAG CTATACCTTGTTCAAGATGTTTGATGATTTGATCCTTCTGGCTAAAGGGGGACTTACGGTGTATCATGGATTagtgaagaaagttgaagaGTACTTTGCTAGTCTTGGGATTACTGTCCCTGAGCGTGTCAACCCTCCAGACTATTTCATTGATATTTTGGAAGGCATAGTAAAACCAAATACAACCACAGGGGTGACCTATAAGCAACTACCTGTTAGATGGATGCTTCATAATGGGTACCCAGTTCCTATGGATATGCTTCAGAGTGTTGATGGGATGGCTGCATCAGCTGGTGAAAGTTCAGCTCATGGAGGAAGTACTCCAGACGCTGGATCTGAGGGACAGTCCTTTTCTGGAGACTTTTGGCAGGATGTTAAGTGTCATGTTGAGGTGAATAAGGATGCTATacaacataattttttaaagtCAAACGACTTATCTGAGCGGACTACCCCTGGCGTGTTCCAGCAATATAGATACTTCCTCGGAAG GGGAGGTAAGCAGCGGTTACGAGAATCTAGAACACAAGCTGTAGATTTTCTTATTTTACTGCTAGCTGGAATCTGCTTAGGAACACTTGCCAAAGTGAGCGATGAAACCTTTGGTGCACTTGGTTATACATACACAGTCATAGCAGTTT CTCTTCTGTGCAAGATTGCTGCTTTGAGAACGTTTGGACTGGATAAGTTGCACTACTGGAGAGAGAGCTCTTCTGGCATGAGTAGCTTGGCGTACTTTCTTTCAAAGGATACAGTTGACCATTTCAATACAATCATTAAGCCTCTTGTGTATCTTTCTATGTTCTATTTCTTCAACAATCCAAGATCATCTATCATAGATAATTACATTGTTTTGATTTGTCTGGTATACTGTGTAACCGGTATAGCTTATGCGTTGTCCATCTACCTGGCACCTGGTCCAGCCCAACTG TGGTCAGTACTTCTTCCAGTCGTTTTGACTCTGATCGCAAACTACAACGAGAACAAATTCGTTTCAAGAATAGCTGATTTGTGCTACACTAAGTGGGCTTTGGAAGCTTTTGTCATATCAAATGCCAAAAG gtACTCTGGAGTGTGGCTAATAACGCGATGCGGTTCACTTATGAAAAATGGTTATGATCTCAATCATTGGAACCGTAGTATAATCTTCCTCGTCATCACCGGTATTGTTTTTCGAGGGATTGCATACTTTTTAATGGTACTCTTGCAAAAGAAGTAA
- the LOC126616052 gene encoding ABC transporter G family member 28-like isoform X4: MVLLACSLAQWVLTAHLRNSTTDLVYVNQIFYRYSYQIPPGKRNHTCGGADKWADVLSSKEVFCTGGSYCPSTIQKIPCSSGHFCRKGSTTQEECFRMATCKSQSENQNITAYGIMIFAGLIFILLIIYNCSDQVLATREKRQAESREKAVQSVRENAQAREKWKSAKDIAKKHAVGLSTQFSRTFSRRKSTKSDPLKGFGQAKPGSDGALPPMPTGIGEQSAGTSKGKMKEKSNLTQMINAIEGDPNSHEGFNLEIGDKNIKKQTPKAPKAPKGKQLHTQSQIFKYAYGQIEKEKALQEQNANLTFSGVIQMANDIEISKRPPIEVAFKDLTLTLKGKNKHLMRCVTGKISPGRVSAVMGPSGAGKTTFLSALVGKVRGCTMSGMILVNGKMESIHCYKKIIGFVPQDDIVHGNLTVEENLWFSARCRLSADLLKPEKVLVVERVIESLGLQAVRDSLVGTVEKRGISGGQRKRVNVGLEMVMEPSLLILDEPTSGLDSSSSNLLLKALRREALEGVNICMVVHQPSYTLFKMFDDLILLAKGGLTVYHGLVKKVEEYFASLGITVPERVNPPDYFIDILEGIVKPNTTTGVTYKQLPVRWMLHNGYPVPMDMLQSVDGMAASAGESSAHGGSTPDAGSEGQSFSGDFWQDVKCHVEVNKDAIQHNFLKSNDLSERTTPGVFQQYRYFLGRGGKQRLRESRTQAVDFLILLLAGICLGTLAKVSDETFGALGYTYTVIAVSLLCKIAALRTFGLDKLHYWRESSSGMSSLAYFLSKDTVDHFNTIIKPLVYLSMFYFFNNPRSSIIDNYIVLICLVYCVTGIAYALSIYLAPGPAQLWSVLLPVVLTLIANYNENKFVSRIADLCYTKWALEAFVISNAKRYSGVWLITRCGSLMKNGYDLNHWNRSIIFLVITGIVFRGIAYFLMVLLQKK, from the exons ATGGTCTTACTTGCATGCTCC CTTGCCCAATGGGTGCTTACTGCCCACTTGCGAAACTCAACAACGGATCTGGTATATGTGAACC AAATATTCTACAGATACAGCTATCAGATACCTCCTGGGAAGCGAAACCATACTTGTGGAGGAGCAGATAAGTGGGCTGATGTCCTTAGTAGTAAAGAGGTATTCTGTACAGGTGGATCATATTGTCCGTCTACCATCCAAAAAATCCCTTGCAGTAGTGG ACACTTTTGCAGGAAAGGTTCCACAACTCAGGAAG AATGTTTCCGGATGGCGACTTGTAAATCACAATCAGAAAATCAAAATATTACTGCATATGGTATCATGATTTTT GCTGGATTAATTTTCATCCTTCtcattatatataattgttctGACCAAGTTCTCGCCACCCGAGAAAAAAGACAAGCGGAATCCAGGGAAAAAGCAGTTCAAAGTGTTAGAGAAAATGCACAAGCACGTGAAAAATGGAAATCTGCGAAAGACATTGCCAAGAAGCATGCAGTTGGACTGTCAACACAGTTTTCACGTACATTTTCTCGCAGAAAATCTACCAAGTCAGACCCGCTGAAAGGATTCGGACAGGCTAAACCTGGATCAGATGGTGCCTTGCCACCTATGCCAACCGGGATAGGTGAGCAATCAGCTGGAACATCCAAAGgaaagatgaaggaaaaaagCAACCTCACACAAATGATAAATGCAATCGAGGGAGACCCAAATAGTCATGAAGGCTTCAATCTAGAAATAGGAgataaaaacattaaaaagcAAACACCAAAAGCACCGAAAGCACCGAAAGGTAAGCAGTTGCATACTCAGAGTCAAATTTTCAAGTATGCATATGGCCAAATTGAGAAGGAAAAGGCATTACAGGAGCAGAATGCAAACTTAACCTTCTCTGGGGTCATACAAATGGCCAATGATATTGAAATCAGCAAGAGACCTCCAATTGAGGTTGCTTTTAAAGATCTAACTCTCACGTTGAAAGGGAAGAATAAACATCTTATGAGGTGTGTGACTGGGAAAATATCGCCTGGCCGGGTTTCAGCTGTCATGGGTCCATCTGGGGCTGGAAAAACAACATTTCTTTCTGCCTTGGTTGGAAAAGTGAGGGGGTGCACAATGAGTGGTATGATACTTGTAAATGGAAAGATGGAATCTATCCATTGTTACAAGAAAATCATTGGTTTTGTGCCACAAGATGATATTGTGCATGGAAATTTGACAGTTGAAGAGAATCTCTGGTTTAGCGCAAGATGCAG ACTCTCTGCTGATCTGCTTAAACCAGAAAAGGTCTTAGTTGTTGAAAGAGTTATTGAATCCTTGGGCCTGCAGGCAGTGCGGGATTCCCTGGTTGGAACGGTGGAGAAGCGAGGTATCTCTGGAGGTCAAAGAAAGCGAGTAAATGTTGGGCTAGAAATGGTCATGGAACCATCACTTCTAATTTTAGATGAACCTACATCGGGTTTGGATAGTTCGTCTTCTAATTTATTACTAAAAGCTCTTCGGCGTGAGGCTCTTGAAGGAGTTAACATTTGCATGGTTGTCCACCAACCTAG CTATACCTTGTTCAAGATGTTTGATGATTTGATCCTTCTGGCTAAAGGGGGACTTACGGTGTATCATGGATTagtgaagaaagttgaagaGTACTTTGCTAGTCTTGGGATTACTGTCCCTGAGCGTGTCAACCCTCCAGACTATTTCATTGATATTTTGGAAGGCATAGTAAAACCAAATACAACCACAGGGGTGACCTATAAGCAACTACCTGTTAGATGGATGCTTCATAATGGGTACCCAGTTCCTATGGATATGCTTCAGAGTGTTGATGGGATGGCTGCATCAGCTGGTGAAAGTTCAGCTCATGGAGGAAGTACTCCAGACGCTGGATCTGAGGGACAGTCCTTTTCTGGAGACTTTTGGCAGGATGTTAAGTGTCATGTTGAGGTGAATAAGGATGCTATacaacataattttttaaagtCAAACGACTTATCTGAGCGGACTACCCCTGGCGTGTTCCAGCAATATAGATACTTCCTCGGAAG GGGAGGTAAGCAGCGGTTACGAGAATCTAGAACACAAGCTGTAGATTTTCTTATTTTACTGCTAGCTGGAATCTGCTTAGGAACACTTGCCAAAGTGAGCGATGAAACCTTTGGTGCACTTGGTTATACATACACAGTCATAGCAGTTT CTCTTCTGTGCAAGATTGCTGCTTTGAGAACGTTTGGACTGGATAAGTTGCACTACTGGAGAGAGAGCTCTTCTGGCATGAGTAGCTTGGCGTACTTTCTTTCAAAGGATACAGTTGACCATTTCAATACAATCATTAAGCCTCTTGTGTATCTTTCTATGTTCTATTTCTTCAACAATCCAAGATCATCTATCATAGATAATTACATTGTTTTGATTTGTCTGGTATACTGTGTAACCGGTATAGCTTATGCGTTGTCCATCTACCTGGCACCTGGTCCAGCCCAACTG TGGTCAGTACTTCTTCCAGTCGTTTTGACTCTGATCGCAAACTACAACGAGAACAAATTCGTTTCAAGAATAGCTGATTTGTGCTACACTAAGTGGGCTTTGGAAGCTTTTGTCATATCAAATGCCAAAAG gtACTCTGGAGTGTGGCTAATAACGCGATGCGGTTCACTTATGAAAAATGGTTATGATCTCAATCATTGGAACCGTAGTATAATCTTCCTCGTCATCACCGGTATTGTTTTTCGAGGGATTGCATACTTTTTAATGGTACTCTTGCAAAAGAAGTAA
- the LOC126616052 gene encoding ABC transporter G family member 28-like isoform X3, with translation MVLLACSLAQWVLTAHLRNSTTDLVYVNPEIFYRYSYQIPPGKRNHTCGGADKWADVLSSKEVFCTGGSYCPSTIQKIPCSSGHFCRKGSTTQEECFRMATCKSQSENQNITAYGIMIFAGLIFILLIIYNCSDQVLATREKRQAESREKAVQSVRENAQAREKWKSAKDIAKKHAVGLSTQFSRTFSRRKSTKSDPLKGFGQAKPGSDGALPPMPTGIGEQSAGTSKGKMKEKSNLTQMINAIEGDPNSHEGFNLEIGDKNIKKQTPKAPKAPKGKQLHTQSQIFKYAYGQIEKEKALQEQNANLTFSGVIQMANDIEISKRPPIEVAFKDLTLTLKGKNKHLMRCVTGKISPGRVSAVMGPSGAGKTTFLSALVGKVRGCTMSGMILVNGKMESIHCYKKIIGFVPQDDIVHGNLTVEENLWFSARCRLSADLLKPEKVLVVERVIESLGLQAVRDSLVGTVEKRGISGGQRKRVNVGLEMVMEPSLLILDEPTSGLDSSSSNLLLKALRREALEGVNICMVVHQPSYTLFKMFDDLILLAKGGLTVYHGLVKKVEEYFASLGITVPERVNPPDYFIDILEGIVKPNTTTGVTYKQLPVRWMLHNGYPVPMDMLQSVDGMAASAGESSAHGGSTPDAGSEGQSFSGDFWQDVKCHVEVNKDAIQHNFLKSNDLSERTTPGVFQQYRYFLGRGGKQRLRESRTQAVDFLILLLAGICLGTLAKVSDETFGALGYTYTVIAVSLLCKIAALRTFGLDKLHYWRESSSGMSSLAYFLSKDTVDHFNTIIKPLVYLSMFYFFNNPRSSIIDNYIVLICLVYCVTGIAYALSIYLAPGPAQLWSVLLPVVLTLIANYNENKFVSRIADLCYTKWALEAFVISNAKRYSGVWLITRCGSLMKNGYDLNHWNRSIIFLVITGIVFRGIAYFLMVLLQKK, from the exons ATGGTCTTACTTGCATGCTCC CTTGCCCAATGGGTGCTTACTGCCCACTTGCGAAACTCAACAACGGATCTGGTATATGTGAACC CAGAAATATTCTACAGATACAGCTATCAGATACCTCCTGGGAAGCGAAACCATACTTGTGGAGGAGCAGATAAGTGGGCTGATGTCCTTAGTAGTAAAGAGGTATTCTGTACAGGTGGATCATATTGTCCGTCTACCATCCAAAAAATCCCTTGCAGTAGTGG ACACTTTTGCAGGAAAGGTTCCACAACTCAGGAAG AATGTTTCCGGATGGCGACTTGTAAATCACAATCAGAAAATCAAAATATTACTGCATATGGTATCATGATTTTT GCTGGATTAATTTTCATCCTTCtcattatatataattgttctGACCAAGTTCTCGCCACCCGAGAAAAAAGACAAGCGGAATCCAGGGAAAAAGCAGTTCAAAGTGTTAGAGAAAATGCACAAGCACGTGAAAAATGGAAATCTGCGAAAGACATTGCCAAGAAGCATGCAGTTGGACTGTCAACACAGTTTTCACGTACATTTTCTCGCAGAAAATCTACCAAGTCAGACCCGCTGAAAGGATTCGGACAGGCTAAACCTGGATCAGATGGTGCCTTGCCACCTATGCCAACCGGGATAGGTGAGCAATCAGCTGGAACATCCAAAGgaaagatgaaggaaaaaagCAACCTCACACAAATGATAAATGCAATCGAGGGAGACCCAAATAGTCATGAAGGCTTCAATCTAGAAATAGGAgataaaaacattaaaaagcAAACACCAAAAGCACCGAAAGCACCGAAAGGTAAGCAGTTGCATACTCAGAGTCAAATTTTCAAGTATGCATATGGCCAAATTGAGAAGGAAAAGGCATTACAGGAGCAGAATGCAAACTTAACCTTCTCTGGGGTCATACAAATGGCCAATGATATTGAAATCAGCAAGAGACCTCCAATTGAGGTTGCTTTTAAAGATCTAACTCTCACGTTGAAAGGGAAGAATAAACATCTTATGAGGTGTGTGACTGGGAAAATATCGCCTGGCCGGGTTTCAGCTGTCATGGGTCCATCTGGGGCTGGAAAAACAACATTTCTTTCTGCCTTGGTTGGAAAAGTGAGGGGGTGCACAATGAGTGGTATGATACTTGTAAATGGAAAGATGGAATCTATCCATTGTTACAAGAAAATCATTGGTTTTGTGCCACAAGATGATATTGTGCATGGAAATTTGACAGTTGAAGAGAATCTCTGGTTTAGCGCAAGATGCAG ACTCTCTGCTGATCTGCTTAAACCAGAAAAGGTCTTAGTTGTTGAAAGAGTTATTGAATCCTTGGGCCTGCAGGCAGTGCGGGATTCCCTGGTTGGAACGGTGGAGAAGCGAGGTATCTCTGGAGGTCAAAGAAAGCGAGTAAATGTTGGGCTAGAAATGGTCATGGAACCATCACTTCTAATTTTAGATGAACCTACATCGGGTTTGGATAGTTCGTCTTCTAATTTATTACTAAAAGCTCTTCGGCGTGAGGCTCTTGAAGGAGTTAACATTTGCATGGTTGTCCACCAACCTAG CTATACCTTGTTCAAGATGTTTGATGATTTGATCCTTCTGGCTAAAGGGGGACTTACGGTGTATCATGGATTagtgaagaaagttgaagaGTACTTTGCTAGTCTTGGGATTACTGTCCCTGAGCGTGTCAACCCTCCAGACTATTTCATTGATATTTTGGAAGGCATAGTAAAACCAAATACAACCACAGGGGTGACCTATAAGCAACTACCTGTTAGATGGATGCTTCATAATGGGTACCCAGTTCCTATGGATATGCTTCAGAGTGTTGATGGGATGGCTGCATCAGCTGGTGAAAGTTCAGCTCATGGAGGAAGTACTCCAGACGCTGGATCTGAGGGACAGTCCTTTTCTGGAGACTTTTGGCAGGATGTTAAGTGTCATGTTGAGGTGAATAAGGATGCTATacaacataattttttaaagtCAAACGACTTATCTGAGCGGACTACCCCTGGCGTGTTCCAGCAATATAGATACTTCCTCGGAAG GGGAGGTAAGCAGCGGTTACGAGAATCTAGAACACAAGCTGTAGATTTTCTTATTTTACTGCTAGCTGGAATCTGCTTAGGAACACTTGCCAAAGTGAGCGATGAAACCTTTGGTGCACTTGGTTATACATACACAGTCATAGCAGTTT CTCTTCTGTGCAAGATTGCTGCTTTGAGAACGTTTGGACTGGATAAGTTGCACTACTGGAGAGAGAGCTCTTCTGGCATGAGTAGCTTGGCGTACTTTCTTTCAAAGGATACAGTTGACCATTTCAATACAATCATTAAGCCTCTTGTGTATCTTTCTATGTTCTATTTCTTCAACAATCCAAGATCATCTATCATAGATAATTACATTGTTTTGATTTGTCTGGTATACTGTGTAACCGGTATAGCTTATGCGTTGTCCATCTACCTGGCACCTGGTCCAGCCCAACTG TGGTCAGTACTTCTTCCAGTCGTTTTGACTCTGATCGCAAACTACAACGAGAACAAATTCGTTTCAAGAATAGCTGATTTGTGCTACACTAAGTGGGCTTTGGAAGCTTTTGTCATATCAAATGCCAAAAG gtACTCTGGAGTGTGGCTAATAACGCGATGCGGTTCACTTATGAAAAATGGTTATGATCTCAATCATTGGAACCGTAGTATAATCTTCCTCGTCATCACCGGTATTGTTTTTCGAGGGATTGCATACTTTTTAATGGTACTCTTGCAAAAGAAGTAA